From the genome of Carassius auratus strain Wakin chromosome 26, ASM336829v1, whole genome shotgun sequence, one region includes:
- the LOC113044351 gene encoding uncharacterized protein LOC113044351 isoform X2, translated as MPKPEGTKELNLRNLLSVSMDGPAVNWKFMDLLQLEHGEQFGGIQLQVVGSCGIHTLHNSFKGGFEVWHVEKVLRSLHCLFNNAPARREDFTSATLSSTFPLSFCGHRWLENVPAAERAIEIWPSIEKFVDQVSTKKVKNPGNASFDTLSEARKDPLICAKLHFFVFIARVFQPFLEKYQKDAPMMPFLWNDLEDLIRSLLKRFIKRDALPSSPYKLVRLDVTDQKLWLGTKDVDIGMGAAAVIKGLSGAKGRVSELGVLQFKKECQNALSKICKKALDKCPLKYATVHNMMCLDPRKMYSSPDECLQKLKRLIEKFVLDKQLTGGISSGDVISQQFEKALSNEAKSLEFANFQPSVSRVDTFLSQNLSSYTDLWNFCKKLLLLSHGQAEVERGFSINKEVETCNMSEETVVIQRLICDQVKVCGGVTKVPLTKELISYCASARSRYRAHLEEEKKKRETEENSKKRKYVEEDLKELKQKKKSIREICISLENDADRMAEQAESSGGSKMATLITESNSLRRRAKDKHKELIELDAEIENKIVELTKLS; from the exons GAGGGCACCAAGGAACTTAATTTACGGAACTTGCTTTCTGTATCAATGGATGGACCTGCAGTCAATTGGAAATTCATGGATCTCCTACAATTGGAACATGGAGAACAGTTTGGGGGGATTCAACTCCAAGTGGTAGGAAGCTGTGGTATCCACACCCTACACAATTCATTTAAAGGTGGATTTGAGGTGTGGCATGTAGAAAAGGTGCTGAGATCTCTCCACTGTCTCTTCAATAATGCCCCAGCAAGAAGAGAGGATTTCACATCTGCAACACTGTCGTCCACATTCCCCTTATCCTTCTGTGGCCATCGCTGGCTCGAAAATGTGCCTGCTGCAGAGAGGGCCATTGAAATTTGGCCCTCTATTGAGAAGTTTGTTGACCAAGTGTCAACAAAGAAGGTGAAGAACCCAGGAAATGCATCATTCGACACCCTCTCTGAGGCAAGAAAGGATCCTCTTATCTGTGCCAAACTCCACTTCTTTGTGTTCATAGCAAGAGTCTTTCAACCATTTCtggaaaaatatcaaaaagatgcTCCCATGATGCCCTTCCTGTGGAATGACTTGGAGGATTTGATAAGG agCCTTCTCAAACGATTCATCAAGCGTGATGCTTTGCCCTCGAGTCCATATAAGCTGGTGAGGCTCGATGTCACAGACCAGAAGCTTTGGCTTGGCACAAAAGATGTTGACATTGGCATGGGTGCAGCAGCTGTTATCAAG ggACTGTCAGGGGCCAAGGGCAGAGTAAGCGAGCTTGGTGTGCTGCAGTTTAAAAAAGAATGCCAGAATGCACTTTCAAAAATATGCAAGAAGGCACTGGATAAGTGCCCTCTAAAATATGCCACTGTCCATAACATGATGTGCCTGGACCCAAGAAAAATGTATTCCAGCCCTGACGAATGCCTACAGAAACTGAAACGTCTCATTGAGAAGTTTGTGTTGGACAAACAGTTGACAGGCGGGATATCTTCTG GTGATGTGATTTCTCAACAGTTTGAGAAGGCCCTTTCCAATGAAGCCAAATCGCTGGAATTTGCAAACTTCCAGCCCTCAGTGTCCAGGGTTGATACATTCCTGTCTCAGAATCTCAGTTCCTACACTGATCTGTGGAACTTCTGCAAGAAGTTACTACTCCTCTCACATGGACAAGCTGAAGTGGAGCGGGGCTTCTCCATCAACAAAGAAGTGGAGACGTGCAACATGTCTGAGGAGACAGTTGTTATTCAAAGGCTCATCTGTGATCAAGTGAAAGTTTGTGGGGGGGTGACAAAAGTGCCTCTTACAAAAGAGCTAATCAGTTACTGTGCATCAGCACGGAGCCGTTACCGGGCACATTtggaagaggaaaaaaagaagagagagaccGAAGAAAACTCCAAGAAAAGAAAGTATGTCGAAGAGGACCTGAAAGAgctaaagcaaaagaaaaaatcaaTTCGAGAAATTTGCATATCTTTGGAGAATGATGCAGATAGAATGGCAGAGCAAGCCGAAAGTTCAGGTGGTAGTAAAATGGCCACATTGATCACAGAATCCAATTCTTTGAGGAGACGAGCTAAAGATAAACATAAAGAACTAATTGAGTTGGATGCAGAAATTGAAAACAAGATTGTAGAATTGACAAAACTGTCATGA